From the Carya illinoinensis cultivar Pawnee chromosome 4, C.illinoinensisPawnee_v1, whole genome shotgun sequence genome, one window contains:
- the LOC122306365 gene encoding uncharacterized protein LOC122306365, producing the protein MCEREEESTIHALWGCPSASDVWAENNNPVHKWASSLVEFMELWKQLNYCLEEEKVGLVACTLRRIWLRRSAVIFEKKFEDPKALISAAQQNFADFREANSGSMSTQSNIIIARWKKPDALVCKSNWDAAIDATNKRVGIGIIVSDSEGEILACICLRMNNLLKPACAEAYALRRAMFFCLELGCSNAGFEGDSLVVVNATNSGGEVSIDYSVIIEDTRKMLGNNVKWSVKFTHRETNNVVPHWPN; encoded by the coding sequence ATGTGTGAGAGGGAAGAGGAGTCAACTATACATGCTTTGTGGGGTTGTCCATCTGCATCAGATGTGTGGGCAGAAAATAACAATCCTGTTCATAAATGGGCAAGCTCATTAGTGGAGTTCATGGAGCTTTGGAAGCAGCTGAATTATTGTTTGGAGGAGGAGAAGGTTGGTTTGGTGGCATGCACTTTGAGGAGAATATGGTTGAGAAGAAGTGCtgttatttttgaaaagaagtTTGAAGATCCGAAAGCTTTAATTAGTGCTGCTCAACAGAATTTTGCAGATTTTAGAGAAGCCAATTCTGGTTCCATGTCTACTCAGTCTAACATAATTATAGCTAGATGGAAGAAGCCTGATGCATTGGTCTGTAAATCTAATTGGGATGCTGCCATTGATGCTACTAATAAAAGGGTGGGAATTGGGATTATAGTTAGCGACTCGGAAGGGGAAATTCTTGCTTGTATTTGCTTAAGAATGAATAATTTGTTGAAACCTGCTTGTGCCGAGGCATATGCTTTGAGAAGGGCTATGTTCTTTTGCTTAGAGCTGGGCTGTTCAAATGCAGGTTTTGAAGGTGATTCTCTGGTTGTGGTTAATGCTACTAATAGTGGAGGTGAAGTGAGTATAGATTATAGTGTTATCATTGAAGATACTAGGAAAATGCTTGGTAATAATGTGAAATGGTCTGTAAAGTTTACTCATAGGGAAACTAACAATGTAGTCCCACATTGGCCAAATTAG